The Planctomycetia bacterium DNA segment AAGTGGCGAATCGCGGGAGCCCATTCCCGATGCGGAGCCTTATGTTGGCTGAACAACATAAACGGCTTCTTCTTGTCGCGATTCTTCAACCACTCGAGCGAGAGGTCGCCGATAAGGTCGGTCACATAGCCGGGGCGCACCGTGCGTTTGCCGTTTTCGATCATCGGCGGATTGTAGTAGAGCCCTTGTCCCGGCAGGATGTTCCAATAGTCGAAGCCGGTCGGATCGGTTTCCAAATGCCATTTGCCGATCATCGCCGTTTGGTAGCCCGCGGCTTGCAGAAGCTTCGGAAACGTCGTTTGCGCGCCGTCGAACTTGTCGCCGTTTTGGTAGAAGCCGTTGCGATGGCTGTACTTGCCGGTGAGGATGCAGGCGCGGCTCGGTCCGCAGATGGAATTCGTCACGTAGCAATTGCGAAAGAGCATCCCTTCGTTCGCGATGCGATCGAGGTTCGGCGTGCGGTTGATCGTCGAACCGTAGGCCGAAATGGCTTGGTAGGCGTGATCGTCGGCAAAGAGAAACACGATGTTCGGCGGCTGTTTCGGCTCGCCAGCCTCGACGTCGTTCGCTACCAACGCCATCGTCGCGGCCAACGCCGCCGCCGTGAGATAACAAAGCACACAGAAGCAACGGTAAGCGCGAGGCAAAGGAAACTCCTTGGGGAAACGTGCGAAATATCGGAATAACGGCGCGGGGAGGATCGCTCTGACCTTGATTCTACACAGCCGCAGGGAGAAAATATCGACATGGTTATCTCCGGTCACATACGGAACGGCGTCGTGGTGTTGGAAGGGGGCGTTACCTTGCCTGAGGGAACGCAGGTAACCGTTTTGCTTCCGGTCGCTTCGCCGATCAAGCTTTCCGCTCCGACTGAGAGGCCGAGGCGGCGGATCGTTTTCCCGATCATCCCGTCGGAACATCCGGGTTCGTTAGACATTACCGCCGAGCGAATCGCCGAAGTCCTGGACCAACAAGATGCTTCTGCCTGACATCAACGTCTGGCTGGCCTTAGCGTTTGCGGGCCATAAGCATCATCAATCCGCCCAGGTGTGGCTTGAGACCGCCGTGGAACATACTTTGTTTTTCTGTCGCTTGACTCAGCAAGGATTCTTACGCCTCGCTTCCAGCAAGGCCATCGTCGGTGCAGAGGTCGTATCGTTGCGCGATGCTTGGAAGGCTTACGATACGATATTCGCCGATCCGCGAGTGGAGTTCGCTTCGGAGCCGCCAGGCATCGAGCCGGTTTGGCGAAGCTATACGCAGTCCGAGTCGTTTTCTCCCAAAGTCTGGAACGACGCCTATCTCGCGGCTTTCGCGCGCATCTCCGGATTCGAGGTAATCACGTTCGATCAAGGCTTCAAAGTTTACGACGACGTCAAGCGGACGATTCTGCAGTAGCCCGATCCCCCGTGAGTCCGTCTGAATAATTCATTAAGTCTCCCAGCCGCAAAACGAAGCCGCGAATGCTTGCGATGGTTGATCGGTCAGGGCTCTGAGTCACGGTCTCGCTATGAACTACTTCGCTCACGGCTACCGCTTTCTCGATGATCCCTACTTCCTCGTCGGCACGGCGATTCCCGATCTGTTGTCCGTCATCGATCGGAAGATTCGGGTTCGGCCGCGCGATGCGGCGCGGCATGTCGACGGCGAGGACGGGCTGCTCGCGCGCGTGGCCCGCGGCGTGGCGCAGCACCATGCCGACGACGCGGAGTTTCACTGTTCGCTGGCGTTCGTCGAGCTCTCGCTGCAATTTACGAAAGAGATTCGCGACCTGCTCCCGCCCGACGACGGACTTCGTCCGCACTTTCTCGGCCATATTCTCGTCGAGCTTTTGCTCGATTCGACGCTCATGGAAGACCGGCCCGACAGGATCGAAGAATACTATCGTTCGTTCGGCGAAGTCGAGGGTTGGGTCGTCGAAGAAGCGGTGAATCGGATGCAACCGCGGCGCACGGAACGGCTCGCCGTTTGGATAACGCTCTTTACGCGCGAACGGTTTCTCTGCGATTATCCCGACGACCGCCGGCTGTTTCGGCGATTGAACCAAGTGATGAAGCGGGTCAAGCTCGATCCGCTTCCCGAGAAGTTTTGCGAGTTGCTACCGGCCGCACGGCGCGACGTTCGAGCACGCCGCACGGAGTTGCTCGGCGGCGATCCTCGGTTCGGTGTTTAAGGTTGCCTTTCTGACAGGATCCGTCGCTCATGCTCTCGCTCGTCTGTTCGCTGCTGCTAACCACGCTTGCCGCCGAGCCCGCGCGCCCGGCCGACGTCATGGTCGTGTGTCCCGGCCCGTTCGAAGAAGCCCTGCGGCCGTGGATCGAGTATCGACAGAAGCAGGGGCACGTCGTCGCGATGGTGTCGGGTGAAGAAAAGCCGACCGAGATCAAGGCCCGACTGCGCGCCGCCTACGCCGCCGAGCCGAAGCTCTCGATCTTGATCATCGGCGATGTCGAGAACCCGTCGCCGTTTAATCCCTCCGCGCGCACCTTCACGGTGCCGACGCACTTCGAGACCGCCACGATCAACGTCTTGTTCGGGAGCGAGCCGACCATTCCGACCGACAACTGGTATGCCGACTTCGACGACGACGGCGTGCCCGAGGCCGCGATCGGTCGCTTGCCGGTGGATTCGGCGTACGAGCTGCATCACTTCATCAAGCGCATCATCGCCTACGAGCAATCGACCGACTTCGGGCCGTGGCGGCGGAAGATCAACTTCATCGCCGGGCTCGGCGGGTTCGGTCCGGTCGCCGACGCGGCGCTCGAAGCGGCCGCGAAGACGCTGATCACGAATTACCTACCGCCGGCCTATGTATCGACGATGACGTACGCGAGTTGGCAAAGTCCCTATTTTCCCGGAGGAGAGGAGTTCCACGAAACGGTCGTCGAGCGCTTCAACGAAGGGTGCCTGATGTGGGTCTATATCGGTCACGGTGGCCGGCGCGAGTTCGACTATTTCCGCACGCCCGACGGCAAGGTGCATCGGATCTTCAGCACGGCCGATGTCGCTAAACTTCAGGCGCAGAAGCATCCTCCGATCGCGCTGTTTCTCTCATGCTACTCGGGTGCCTACGACGCCCCGCAAGATTGCCTCGCCGAAGAGATGCTGCGCAGGGAAGGGGGGCCGATCGCCGTGATGAGCGGCACGCGCGTCACGATGCCTTATGCCATGTCGATCCTCGGCCAAGAGTTGATGACCGGTTTCTTTCAGCAACGGCCGGCGACGATCGGACAACTTCTCCGCGACGCTAAGCGCGGGCTCGCGCTGAAGCCCCGTACGAGCGACGCCGACAAACAGTTCGACGCTCTGGCAACCGCGATGATGCCGATGGCCGCCGACTTGAAAGCGCAGCGCATCGAGAATTTGCATTTGTTCAACCTCCTGGGCGATCCGCTGTTGCGCTTGAAGCATCCGGAAACGGTGAGCATCCAAGCGCCGAGCGAAGTTCGGGCCGGTGAGCAAGTTAAGTTCGGCACCACCAGCCCGATCGCGGGAGAGACCTTCGTCGAGTTCGATATTCGTCGCGATCGGTTGCGTCTTCCTCCGCTCGAGCGCGACACCTACGACGGCAAGCCGCCGCTGCAATATAAGAGAAACGATTTCCAGGAAGCACAGGGCCGGAACGCATCCGAGGCGCCGGCCGGAGTGCCGGCGGATTGGTCGCTCTCGACCTTGCTCGAAGACCGAGGCGATTACTACGTCCGGGTTTACGTCGAGGGGAAAGACTCGTTCGCCCTCGGTTCGTCGTATGTGAAAGTTCGTCCACCGGTGAAACCTAAATAGCGTCGGCTGCGTAAAGCAGAAGGTGCGCAAGCTCCCTCAAGCCGGATTTTATGCCGTGCGAAGCGTGCGCTTCTTATAGAATCGTCGCTATGGATACTTCAGTTCCCGTCCCGCCGTCGGCATCGTTCCCGTCTCCGGCACCGCGACCCAAAAGCAAATGGCGCTGGGTCCGACGGATCGGCCTCGCGACGACGCTCGTGGTCGTCGGCCTGATCGGTGCCGCACCGACGATCGTCTCCAAGAATCCGGAACTCCGCGACCGATTGATTCGCCGCTTCCTCGGCGACTTGAACGGCGACGTCGTCATCAAAGACTTTTCGGTCGGCTGGTTTTCACCCCTGACGATCCGAGGCCTCGCGCTCCACCCGCGCTCCGACTCGCAGCCGGTGCCGGGCTCGTCGGCCAATCGCGAGCCGCTCATCACTGCCGAGGCCGTCGAAGCCGATCGTGATCTGTGGCGCATGCTTTGGGACCGCGCCGATGTCGGCACCATTCGCATCGAACGCCCGCAAGTGTTTCTCGCGCTCGGCGAGAAGGGGCAGAGCAACTTCTCTGAAGTCTTCGGGCCGATCCTCGAGCGCGAAGCGAAAACGCCGCGCTCGCTCACGTTCGGCGCACGGGCGCAGATCGTCGACGGCACGCTCCGCGGCATCTCCGCCGAGACGCGCGAGCCGTGGCAAATCGCGGGGATCAACCTCGCCGTCGGCGTCCGTTCGGCTCAGGTCTCGAAGAGCGGCAAGCCGGAGCTGTTCGTCGAGCGCGGCAACCTCGTCTCGAAGGGCGCGCTGACGGTCGGGCTTTGCAATGACGTGCTCAAGTACATCGCGCCGGTCGTCGCGAAGACGGCCAGCGTGCGCGGCCTCGTCTCGATCGATCTCGACGACTGGCGACTCCCTTGGAAAGATTTCGGCAGCGGCGATCTCTCGGGCCGGCTGACGATGCACACGGTCGAGGTCGGGCCTGGCGCGATGACGAAATCGATTTTGCATCAAGCTGCGCTGCTGCCGTTCCTCGGCGATCTGATGCGAAGCCTCCCGGCTCCGGACTTCGTGAACATCGCGCACGATTCGGTCATCGTCTTCAAGATGCTTCCTGGCGGACGGCTGCATCACGAAGGGCTTCGTTTCAGCCTCGCCGACTTAATCGACGTGCAGACGCACGGAAGCGTCGGGCTCGACGAAACGCTCGACCTCGTCGCCTCGCTTGGCATCCATCCGCCGAACCCTGAGGAACGAAAGCTCGCCTTGATGCGGCAGCTTTCGAGTCAGCAGTGGCCGGTAAACATTCGGGGCAAGCTCGGCGCGCCGGCAATCGATTTGTCGCCGCTCGGGGTTGCTTGGAAGCAACTCTTGTTTCAGAAGGTGCCGGCCGATTGGCTTTCGGGTCGGTCGTCGTTCGGTGGTAATTTGATGCGCGAGATTCCGCCGGAGACGGTCGGACAGCTCATGTCGCTCTATCAATGGGCCACGGCTCCGACGCCCGCTCCCCGTTCACCGGCATCGCAAACACCGACGCTCGGCGATGGCTCGGTGAACCAAAACGCCGTGCCGCCGCTGCCGGTCCCTAGTGCCACGGCTCCGGCGTTCGGGCCGGCCGAAGGGGTGAAGCTCGGATTGGATATGTTGCAGGCGATTCGTGCGCGACGTCAGCAGCAACCACCTCCGACGTCGCGCCCCCTCGCGCCGCAAGATCAGCAGAGCCCGGCGCCGCGCGACCGGATCGATCCGGTACCGCCGGCGAATGGAAGCCTGCAGGGGAATGTGAATCCGCCGGCGAGCGGACCGACCGGGTTCTTGAACGGCGTGCCGAATGCAGCGCCTACCGGGGCACCTCCGCGGCGGCCGTTGTTGCGGCAGGGGTTGCGCATGCTGCTCGAAGCGGCGGAGAGCGCGAACCAGCCGGCTTCGACGACGCAACCACCCGCTCCGCAGCCGCCGACCCCGGCGAATCCTGCTCCGTAAGGGGAGCGCGACCCACTTCCGCGCTTTTTCGCTCGCAAGTATACTTTTAACTGCCGCGACGTCGTGTCGCGGATTCGCAGGACGAACGCTCCGTCCCAGGTCCGGTAATTTTTGCTCTCGGGAATTTGTGCGATGGCTAACGCCTTTGATCCTTACCGCGAAGCGCTGGTCGTCGAAGCCAATACGATCTGGCCGGTGGAATTCGCCGATCTGACGCTCGCCGAAAAGGCCGTGCTCGAACAGAAATTGCACAACACGGCGAAAGACGCCGCCGACCTCGACTATTCGCGGCTGCACACCGGCTTCGCTCGCGACATCACCGTGACGGCCGCCGATGTGGCCCGAGTGAAGTAGCGTTCGTCTCGTTGAGCGGCACGGTTCTCTCGGTGAAAGCACGAGTCAGGCGCGCATGGCAATTCCTCGTCGAACGGTTCATGTCGCGCTCGGCGAGCGAAGCTATCCGATCGAAATCGGCACCGGCAATCTCATCGACACCGGCCGGTTTCTGCTCACGCGCCGCCAGGTTTCGCACGCCGTCATCATCACCGATGCGAACGTCGAAAACCGGCACGCGATGACCGTGGCCGAGAGCTTGAGCCAGGCGGAGATCGCGGTCGACCTCGTCGTCGTCGCGTGACGGCCGTCGGCGGCGGCGTCATCGGCGACCTCGCGGGCT contains these protein-coding regions:
- a CDS encoding PIN domain-containing protein; translation: MLLPDINVWLALAFAGHKHHQSAQVWLETAVEHTLFFCRLTQQGFLRLASSKAIVGAEVVSLRDAWKAYDTIFADPRVEFASEPPGIEPVWRSYTQSESFSPKVWNDAYLAAFARISGFEVITFDQGFKVYDDVKRTILQ
- a CDS encoding sulfatase-like hydrolase/transferase — its product is MALVANDVEAGEPKQPPNIVFLFADDHAYQAISAYGSTINRTPNLDRIANEGMLFRNCYVTNSICGPSRACILTGKYSHRNGFYQNGDKFDGAQTTFPKLLQAAGYQTAMIGKWHLETDPTGFDYWNILPGQGLYYNPPMIENGKRTVRPGYVTDLIGDLSLEWLKNRDKKKPFMLFSQHKAPHREWAPAIRH